A window of Chryseobacterium shandongense genomic DNA:
AACATGGCTAAACTTTCCGTCAGATAAACTCCGATATTTTCTTCCACTTTCAGCAAGTCCCAAATGGTATGCTTTTCAAGATGATCCGGACAGGCCGGATATCCCGGAGCCGGGCGGATCCCCTTATATTTTTCGGCAATCAATTCTTCATTAGTTAAATTTTCCTGATTGGCGTAGCCCCAATATTCCGTTCTCACTTTTTTATGTAAAAATTCAGCATAGGCTTCTGCGAAACGATCTGCCAAAGCTTTTACCATGATGGCGTTGTAGTCATCATTCGCTTTTTCATATTCCTGCGCCAGTTCATCCGTTCCGAAACCTGTTGTTACACAGAAAGCTCCCATATAATCGGTTTTTCCTGAACTTTCAGGGGCAATAAAATCACTTAAAGCCAGATAATCTTTTCCCTTGGAACGCTGTGCCTGCTGCCTTAAGGTAATGAACTTCGTTTTTTGATCATTGTTTTCATCAAAAATTAAAATATCATCAGCTTCGTTGGAATTGGCTTTGAAAATTCCGAAAATAGCTTTTGCCGTTAATAATTTTTCATCCAAAATTCTTTTTAAGATCACCTGTGCATCTTTGAACAATTCTTTTGCCTGATCTCCGACCACCTCGTCTTCTAAAATATTCGGATACTTTCCATGAAGATCCCAGCTTCTGAAGAACGGCGACCAGTCGATAAACGGCAGTAATTCTCTCAGATCCTGATCTTCAACAACGGTAATTCCTAACTGATTAGGTGTAAAAATTTCTTCATTTTCCCAATCGATTTTAAACTTATTCTGTCTGGCTTCTTCAATAGAAACGTAGTCTTTCTCCACTTGTCGGTTCAGGAACTTTTCCCTGAATTCGGAATATTCGCTTTTTAGATCATCGACATATTCTTTATTTCGGTCGCCTAATAATGAACTTACCACGTTTACTGCTCTTGAAGCATCATTAACATGAACGACGGCATTTTTATATTTTAAATCGATTTTTACGGCTGTGTGTGCTTTTGAAGTCGTTGCACCACCGATCAGTAAAGGGAAATTCAAATTCTGTCTTTCCAGTTCCTGCGCGATGTAAACCATTTCATCCAGACTTGGTGTAATGAGTCCGCTAAGTCCAATCACATCAACTTTTTCTTCAATGGCGGTCTGAATAATTTTTTCAGCTGGAACCATTACGCCTAGATCAACAATTTCGTAATTGTTACAGCCCAAAACAACACTCACAATATTTTTACCGATATCATGAACGTCTCCTTTAACGGTTGCCATCAGGATTTTACCCGCCCTCTCTCTCCCAGAGGGAGAAGAATCGCTAATACTATTATTTTTACTTTTTTGAAGTTCTTCAGAAATTGTATGTAATACGGAATCAAGATTTGTTAAAACATCTTCATTCGTAAACCGAATAACTTTAAAACCATACGATTGCAAAATTTCAGTTCTTGATGCGTCCTTTTCTTTTTGTGCTTCTTCATCATGAAATTTCCCGTCAACCTCTATAATCAAATTAGCCCTCAAACAGACAAAATCTACTATAAACTGGTCAATGATATACTGTCTTCTGAATTTATAGCCTTCAAATTTTTTACCACTTACTATATTCCAAAGTAAGGTTTCTGCTTCCGTCATTTGATCCCTCAATTCTCTCGCACGTATTTTCAATTCTTTATATAAGACCGGGTTTGCGGTTTGCCAGCCATATTTTTTATTTTCATTATTTCGCTGATCGTTATTAGAGCTGTTCTCCCCTTCGGGGGAAAGGGGGCCTTTAATAAATGGTTCAATATACGCCACCGCTTTTTTCATGACCCTTGCCGATTTTACAACCTGCGGTAAAAACATTTTTCCACTTCCGAATAAATCTCCGACAACACCCATTCCGGTCATTAAATTAATTTCAATGACGTGAAGGGGCTTTTCTGCCTGTAATCTTGCTTCTTCCACATCTTCTTCAATAAAACGGTCGATTCCTTTTACTAAAGAATGCGTAATTCTTTCCTGTAAAGGTTTTGTGCGCCACTCAAGTTCTTCAACTTTCTCTTTTTTAACAGATTTATTCTTTTCGGAATATTCAAGAAGGCGTTCTGTAGCGTCTTCTCTTTTGTCGAGAATGACATCTTCTACTAATTCGAGAAGCTCTTTATTAATTTCATCATACACTTCCAGCATCGCAGGATTCACAATTCCCATATTCATTCCTGCCTGAATGGCGTGATAAAGGAAAACGGAATGCATCGCTTCTCTCACGGTATCATTTCCACGGAATGAAAACGAGACATTAGACACTCCTCCGCTTACCGATGCATACGGAAGATTTTGGCGAACCCATCTTGTTGCATCAATGAAGTCGACGGCATTTCTGCGGTGTTCGTCCATTCCCGTTGCTACTGGGAAAATATTTAAATCAAAGATGATATCTTCTGCCGGAAAATTTAAACGATTCACCAAAATATCGTAAGACCGTTTTGAAATTTCAATTCTGCGCTCGTAAGTATCGGCTTGTCCCACCTCATCAAAAGCCATGACAATAACGGCTGCTCCATATCTTTTAATGGCTTTTGCCTGTTTGATGAATTCTTCTTCACCCCCTTTTAAGCTGATAGAATTCACAACACATTTTCCCTGTGCTACCTGAAGTCCGGCCTCCAGGATTTCCCATTTTGAGGAATCGATCATGAGAGGGATTCTTGCGATGTCCGGTTCTGAGGCAATCAGGTTTAAAAATTTAATCATGGAAGCCTTTCCGTCGATCAGTCCATCGTCAAAATTAACGTCGAGAATCTGCGCACCGCCTTCAACCTGATGACGGGCAATATCAAGTGCTTCCCCGAATTTTTCTTCCTTTATTAATCTTAAAAATTTCTTTGAACCGGCAACATTGGTTCTTTCCCCAACGTTGATAAAATTACTTTCCGGCGTAATAATCAAAGGCTCAAGCCCCGATAATCTTAAATATTTCATTAATTATTCTTCTAAAATAAAATAAGCGTTGTTTGCATTCTGCTTCAGCAAATCAACATGTTTTCCTAAGGCGGTGGCAATCGGAAATCTTTTATAGGCCAATCCGTGATCTCTCGCAAACTGCTCGATTTCTTCTGTAATTTCATTATAATAAGCATAGCTGTAATTGGGGAAAAGATGATGGGCAACATGAAAGTTGAAATTTCCCAGCACATTTCTTACAAACCAGTTATTTTCTTTTAAATCATTGGTTACTTCAAACTGATGATGCAACCAGCTAAAAGGCAATCCATTTTTTTCATTCAGCTTCGGGAAAGCATTGTCAGGAAGCGGGTGTAATGGAAGCAATACAAAGAGCGCAAAAATACTCGCCGCAATCACCTGTAGAAACCATGCTCCCAAAGCAAGACCTATCGAAACCTTAAAAAACAAAACAGGAACAGCAATCTGATAGAAAAAATAAAACAGTTTATACGCAATCATTTTCACTTTTTCTTTTACAGGAATTGCTCCCTGCGTTTTGAGGATTACTCTATCATTATCAAAAAAATCCCTGAAATCCCTGATAAACATCCAGTTGAATAAATATAAAGGGTAAACCAGAAAGAAAAACCGATGCTGATATTTCTGAATTCCTTTGGCTTTTATCCATGGGACGATCAATAAAAGACCGCTTTGTTCAATATCGGTGTCCCATCCATCCACATTAGGATACGCATGATGGCTTGCAATATGTCTTTTTTTCCAGATGTAAGAATTGGCTCCTACAAAATCGAAAATCTGCAATACCAGACTGTTGAGTTTTTTGCTTTTGAAAATATTATTGTGTGCTGCTTCATGAATTAGATTCAAATAAATGAGTACGAGAGATAATCCCATCAAAACAAAACTTAAAATGTATACTCCGGCGTTCTCTGCATGTAGCAGAGCAAAAACATACAGCCCAAAATACAGCAAAGGCAGTATAATGGCTTTGATTTGAATGTATATATCCCGATTTTCAGGAATTGCTTCTACTCGCTGGTTCACTTTTTTTCTTAATTCATTAAATAATTTTGCATCCTCTGAATCTTTTAAGTAAATAGGTTTTTCCATTATATCTAAATTTTGTGTGATAATTAAAGATAATATTAAAAAACGTTCCTTTACCCTTTGTTTAATTAAAAAATTCTATTGAATCAGACAAATTCCTTCAATTTTCTTGGTGGATATTGAGAGACCAGATCAGCAATTGCTTTTATGTGATCGGGCGTTGTTCCGCAGCATCCTCCGATAATATTGATCAATCCTTTTTCCACATATTCTTTGATCTGGAGAGCCATATCTTCCGGCGTTTCATCATACTTTCCGAAAGCGTTTGGTAAGCCGGCATTGGGATAGGCAGAAACATAAAATCCTGAATTGTGCGCCAATGTTTCCAGGTAGGGAGTCAGCTGGTTTGCTCCTAAAGCACAGTTGAAGCCTACACTTAGCAAGTTCAAATGTGAAACCGAGATTAAAAAAGCTTCCGCCGTTTGTCCGCTCAGCGTTCTTCCTGAAGCATCGGTAATGGTTCCTGAAACCATAATAGGAATTCTGATTTCTCTTTCATCCTGAATTTCATCAATGGCAAACAGAGCTGCTTTTGCATTCAAAGTATCAAAAATAGTTTCTACCAGTAAAATATCTGAACCTCCGTCTAATAAAGCTTCACACTGCTGTTTGTAAGCAATTCTCAATTCTTCGAACGTAATCGCTCTGTAGCCGGGATCGTTCACATCCGGACTTAAACTTGCCGTTCTGTTGGTTGGGCCAATGGAACCTGCTACAAATCTTGGTTTATCCGGATTTTTAGCGGTGT
This region includes:
- a CDS encoding vitamin B12 dependent-methionine synthase activation domain-containing protein, producing the protein MKYLRLSGLEPLIITPESNFINVGERTNVAGSKKFLRLIKEEKFGEALDIARHQVEGGAQILDVNFDDGLIDGKASMIKFLNLIASEPDIARIPLMIDSSKWEILEAGLQVAQGKCVVNSISLKGGEEEFIKQAKAIKRYGAAVIVMAFDEVGQADTYERRIEISKRSYDILVNRLNFPAEDIIFDLNIFPVATGMDEHRRNAVDFIDATRWVRQNLPYASVSGGVSNVSFSFRGNDTVREAMHSVFLYHAIQAGMNMGIVNPAMLEVYDEINKELLELVEDVILDKREDATERLLEYSEKNKSVKKEKVEELEWRTKPLQERITHSLVKGIDRFIEEDVEEARLQAEKPLHVIEINLMTGMGVVGDLFGSGKMFLPQVVKSARVMKKAVAYIEPFIKGPLSPEGENSSNNDQRNNENKKYGWQTANPVLYKELKIRARELRDQMTEAETLLWNIVSGKKFEGYKFRRQYIIDQFIVDFVCLRANLIIEVDGKFHDEEAQKEKDASRTEILQSYGFKVIRFTNEDVLTNLDSVLHTISEELQKSKNNSISDSSPSGRERAGKILMATVKGDVHDIGKNIVSVVLGCNNYEIVDLGVMVPAEKIIQTAIEEKVDVIGLSGLITPSLDEMVYIAQELERQNLNFPLLIGGATTSKAHTAVKIDLKYKNAVVHVNDASRAVNVVSSLLGDRNKEYVDDLKSEYSEFREKFLNRQVEKDYVSIEEARQNKFKIDWENEEIFTPNQLGITVVEDQDLRELLPFIDWSPFFRSWDLHGKYPNILEDEVVGDQAKELFKDAQVILKRILDEKLLTAKAIFGIFKANSNEADDILIFDENNDQKTKFITLRQQAQRSKGKDYLALSDFIAPESSGKTDYMGAFCVTTGFGTDELAQEYEKANDDYNAIMVKALADRFAEAYAEFLHKKVRTEYWGYANQENLTNEELIAEKYKGIRPAPGYPACPDHLEKHTIWDLLKVEENIGVYLTESLAMFPTASVSGYYFGSPHAKYFGLGKIAEDQLKDYSVRKGISLQEARKWLNPNLADGM
- a CDS encoding fatty acid desaturase family protein produces the protein MEKPIYLKDSEDAKLFNELRKKVNQRVEAIPENRDIYIQIKAIILPLLYFGLYVFALLHAENAGVYILSFVLMGLSLVLIYLNLIHEAAHNNIFKSKKLNSLVLQIFDFVGANSYIWKKRHIASHHAYPNVDGWDTDIEQSGLLLIVPWIKAKGIQKYQHRFFFLVYPLYLFNWMFIRDFRDFFDNDRVILKTQGAIPVKEKVKMIAYKLFYFFYQIAVPVLFFKVSIGLALGAWFLQVIAASIFALFVLLPLHPLPDNAFPKLNEKNGLPFSWLHHQFEVTNDLKENNWFVRNVLGNFNFHVAHHLFPNYSYAYYNEITEEIEQFARDHGLAYKRFPIATALGKHVDLLKQNANNAYFILEE
- a CDS encoding homocysteine S-methyltransferase family protein, with amino-acid sequence MKNSEQLYKALSERILILDGAMGTMLQRYKFEEEDYRGEHFKNWPHPVKGNNDLLSLTQPHAIQEVHKKYLEAGADIIETNTFSGTTIAMADYHMEDLVYELNYESAKIARKACDDYTAKNPDKPRFVAGSIGPTNRTASLSPDVNDPGYRAITFEELRIAYKQQCEALLDGGSDILLVETIFDTLNAKAALFAIDEIQDEREIRIPIMVSGTITDASGRTLSGQTAEAFLISVSHLNLLSVGFNCALGANQLTPYLETLAHNSGFYVSAYPNAGLPNAFGKYDETPEDMALQIKEYVEKGLINIIGGCCGTTPDHIKAIADLVSQYPPRKLKEFV